A region of Corynebacterium glucuronolyticum DSM 44120 DNA encodes the following proteins:
- the hypE gene encoding hydrogenase expression/formation protein HypE, with the protein MEPKNRLNEDETKVNANIDRVRSRGFRLRDDHITLSHGAGGKASAALTAHVFQEAFGNPEGDGALAELGSGRVAMSTDSYVVNPIFFPGGSIGDLAVNGTVNDLAMMGATRPVITASFILEEGLDIETLHTVVADMKAAADAAGVTIIAGDTKVVPKGKADKLYITTAGCGATDLTVGYGEVQTGDVVICSGPIADHGMAVMMARGDLAITAPIESDTRALNGAVEKLSAAATVRFMRDATRGGVATVLNELAQGSGKGLVLDDDSIPVRDMTRAACDMLGIDPLYVANEGTFLAVVDPADEDAALNALRAAGFEAATRIGEVADEPAGSVVLVTGFGGTRMVDMLVGDPLPRIC; encoded by the coding sequence ATGGAACCAAAAAATCGCCTCAACGAGGATGAAACCAAGGTCAACGCCAATATTGACCGTGTTCGCTCCCGGGGCTTCAGGCTTCGCGACGACCACATCACCCTCTCCCACGGCGCCGGGGGCAAGGCCTCCGCAGCGCTGACAGCCCACGTCTTCCAGGAAGCCTTCGGCAACCCCGAGGGCGACGGTGCGCTCGCCGAGCTGGGCAGTGGCCGTGTCGCCATGTCCACGGACTCGTACGTGGTCAACCCTATTTTCTTCCCCGGTGGGTCGATCGGTGATCTGGCCGTCAACGGCACCGTCAACGATCTTGCCATGATGGGCGCCACCCGCCCCGTCATCACTGCCTCCTTCATCCTGGAGGAAGGCCTTGACATCGAAACACTGCACACGGTCGTGGCCGATATGAAAGCCGCCGCCGATGCTGCGGGTGTGACGATCATCGCCGGCGATACCAAGGTGGTGCCGAAGGGAAAGGCCGACAAGCTCTACATCACTACTGCCGGCTGTGGTGCGACGGACCTCACCGTCGGCTACGGAGAGGTTCAGACCGGTGACGTTGTGATTTGCTCCGGTCCCATCGCAGATCACGGCATGGCTGTGATGATGGCTCGCGGGGATCTCGCTATCACCGCGCCGATTGAGTCGGACACCCGCGCCCTCAACGGGGCCGTCGAAAAGCTTTCTGCGGCCGCCACCGTCCGCTTCATGCGCGATGCCACCCGCGGTGGGGTGGCGACGGTCCTCAACGAGCTTGCCCAGGGCTCGGGGAAGGGGCTTGTGCTTGACGACGATTCCATCCCGGTCCGAGACATGACCCGTGCGGCCTGCGACATGCTGGGCATTGACCCGCTGTATGTGGCCAACGAGGGCACCTTCCTTGCGGTTGTCGACCCTGCTGACGAGGACGCAGCCCTGAATGCACTTCGAGCAGCTGGCTTTGAGGCAGCAACCCGGATCGGCGAGGTAGCAGACGAGCCGGCTGGTTCCGTCGTGCTCGTCACCGGCTTCGGTGGCACCCGCATGGTGGACATGCTTGTTGGTGACCCGTTGCCGCGCATCTGCTAG
- the hypD gene encoding hydrogenase formation protein HypD, which translates to MKYVDEFRDPKAAKDLIKAIKEDAAKLEKPINLMEVCGGHTHTIYRYGLENLLPENVNLIHGPGCPVCVIPMGRVDDAMWLAHQEGVILTTFGDMMRVPGSDGTSLLQARAAGCDVRFVYSPLDALEIARQNPDKHVVFFAVGFETTAPSTCVTLQKAKEEDIDNFSIFSNHVTIQPPLQKIVDGGGAKVDGFIGPGHVATIVGTDAFEFLPKDYDRPVVVAGFEPLDVLQSVHMLVQQFLRGAATVENEYSRVVKPEGNLAALKMMDNVFTVRDTFEWRGLGELDDSGLGISEEYAKWDAEKRFDLPGKRVEDPKACECGAVLAGHIKPWQCKVFGTACTPDTPIGTCMVSPEGACAAYYNFGRIDRELTLKIAAKGGK; encoded by the coding sequence TTGAAATACGTAGACGAATTCCGTGACCCGAAGGCCGCGAAGGACCTCATCAAGGCGATCAAAGAAGACGCGGCCAAACTTGAAAAGCCCATCAACCTGATGGAAGTGTGCGGTGGTCACACCCACACCATCTACCGCTACGGCCTGGAAAATCTCCTGCCGGAAAACGTCAACCTCATCCACGGCCCCGGCTGCCCCGTGTGCGTCATCCCAATGGGGCGCGTCGACGACGCCATGTGGCTTGCCCACCAGGAGGGCGTTATCCTCACCACCTTCGGTGACATGATGCGCGTGCCCGGTTCTGACGGCACATCCCTCCTGCAGGCACGTGCCGCCGGGTGCGATGTGCGCTTTGTGTACTCTCCTCTCGACGCTCTGGAGATCGCCCGCCAGAACCCGGACAAGCACGTGGTGTTCTTCGCCGTCGGCTTCGAGACGACGGCACCGTCAACCTGCGTGACGCTGCAGAAGGCGAAGGAGGAGGACATCGATAACTTCTCTATCTTCTCCAACCACGTCACCATCCAGCCACCGCTGCAAAAGATCGTTGACGGCGGCGGGGCAAAGGTCGACGGCTTCATCGGACCCGGTCACGTGGCCACCATTGTGGGCACGGATGCCTTCGAGTTCCTCCCCAAGGACTACGACCGGCCCGTCGTCGTCGCAGGCTTCGAGCCTCTCGACGTGCTGCAGTCGGTACACATGCTCGTCCAACAATTCCTGCGTGGCGCAGCCACGGTGGAAAACGAGTACTCCCGTGTGGTGAAGCCGGAGGGGAACCTCGCTGCATTGAAGATGATGGATAACGTCTTTACCGTCCGCGATACCTTCGAGTGGCGCGGTCTCGGCGAACTCGACGATTCCGGTCTGGGGATCTCCGAGGAGTACGCCAAGTGGGATGCGGAAAAGCGTTTCGACCTGCCGGGCAAGCGCGTCGAGGATCCGAAGGCCTGCGAGTGCGGTGCCGTGCTTGCCGGCCACATTAAGCCCTGGCAATGCAAGGTATTCGGCACCGCCTGCACCCCCGATACACCGATCGGTACGTGCATGGTGTCGCCGGAAGGTGCCTGCGCCGCCTACTACAACTTCGGCCGCATTGACCGCGAACTGACACTCAAAATCGCCGCGAAGGGCGGAAAGTAA
- a CDS encoding HypC/HybG/HupF family hydrogenase formation chaperone, translating to MCLGVPAQVVDVVNESRAQVSMSGVTRMIATDLLADAPLAPGDWVLVHVGFALSMIDDDEAQMTLQQIKQLGGNTYEDELESFKGSRI from the coding sequence ATGTGTCTAGGTGTTCCCGCGCAAGTCGTTGACGTTGTCAACGAATCTCGCGCTCAAGTGTCCATGAGTGGTGTCACCCGTATGATCGCCACTGATTTGCTTGCCGACGCCCCACTCGCCCCCGGCGATTGGGTCCTGGTTCATGTGGGCTTCGCTTTGTCGATGATCGACGATGACGAGGCCCAGATGACGCTGCAGCAAATCAAGCAGCTGGGTGGCAACACGTATGAGGATGAGCTCGAGAGCTTCAAGGGGTCCAGGATTTGA
- the murA gene encoding UDP-N-acetylglucosamine 1-carboxyvinyltransferase, producing the protein MSERFIVHGGARLEGVVRVDGAKNSVLKLMAACLLAEGETTLTNCPEIGDVPLMRDVLEGLGCTVTIDGSTVTVNTPKEVNYRADFQAVRQFRASVCVLGPLTSRCKRAMVALPGGDAIGSRPLDMHQSGLEKLGATTRIEHGCVVAEAEKLQGAQIKLAFPSVGATENILTAAVLAEGTTTLYNAAREPEISDICAMLNSMGARISGAGTSTLTIEGVDKLHPTTHEVVGDRIVAGTWAYAAAMTRGDITVGGISPQHLHLVLQKLKMVGASVETYDRGFRVRQDARPRGVDYQTLPFPGFPTDMQPMAVGLASISEGNSIITENVFEARFRFVDEMMRLGADATIDGHHVLIRGVDRLSSTPVWASDIRAGAGLVLAGLVADGDTEVNDVYHIDRGYPHFVENLNALGADVRRVVD; encoded by the coding sequence GTGAGTGAACGTTTTATTGTCCATGGTGGCGCCCGCCTGGAAGGCGTGGTCCGTGTCGACGGCGCCAAGAACTCTGTCCTTAAGCTGATGGCAGCGTGCCTCCTCGCGGAGGGTGAAACTACTTTAACCAATTGCCCGGAAATCGGCGACGTACCGCTCATGCGCGACGTCCTCGAGGGCCTCGGCTGCACGGTGACGATCGATGGTTCAACGGTCACCGTGAACACGCCGAAAGAAGTCAACTACCGCGCCGATTTCCAGGCCGTCCGGCAGTTCCGCGCCTCCGTGTGTGTCTTGGGTCCCCTCACCAGCCGCTGCAAGCGCGCGATGGTGGCTCTCCCCGGCGGCGATGCGATTGGCTCCCGCCCCCTGGACATGCACCAGTCGGGCCTGGAGAAGCTCGGTGCCACGACCCGCATCGAGCACGGCTGTGTCGTTGCCGAGGCCGAAAAATTACAAGGTGCGCAGATCAAGCTCGCTTTCCCCTCGGTGGGGGCGACGGAGAACATCCTCACCGCAGCCGTCCTCGCGGAGGGCACGACGACGCTGTACAACGCCGCCCGCGAGCCGGAGATCTCCGATATCTGCGCGATGCTCAATTCGATGGGCGCGCGGATCAGTGGCGCGGGGACGTCAACCTTGACCATTGAGGGCGTCGACAAGCTCCATCCGACAACCCACGAGGTGGTGGGCGACCGCATCGTGGCGGGGACGTGGGCGTACGCGGCGGCGATGACCCGCGGCGACATTACTGTGGGCGGGATTTCCCCGCAGCACCTCCACCTCGTGTTGCAGAAGTTGAAGATGGTGGGTGCGTCGGTGGAGACGTACGATCGCGGTTTCCGCGTGCGTCAGGATGCGCGTCCGCGTGGCGTGGATTACCAGACGCTGCCGTTTCCTGGCTTCCCCACGGATATGCAGCCGATGGCGGTCGGGCTGGCATCGATTTCTGAGGGCAACAGTATTATCACGGAGAACGTGTTCGAGGCACGTTTCCGCTTCGTGGACGAGATGATGCGCCTCGGTGCCGATGCGACGATCGATGGGCACCACGTCCTCATTCGCGGTGTGGATCGACTGAGTTCCACACCGGTGTGGGCCTCCGACATTCGTGCGGGTGCGGGCCTGGTGTTGGCCGGCCTCGTCGCCGACGGGGACACAGAGGTCAATGACGTGTATCACATCGATCGCGGATACCCGCACTTCGTGGAGAACCTGAACGCCCTCGGGGCGGATGTGAGGCGGGTTGTAGACTAG
- the mscL gene encoding large conductance mechanosensitive channel protein MscL, with translation MSSAIKQNFEDFKAFLMRGNVVELAVAVVVGAAFTSIVNAFTSNIINPLIAALGGAEVKGFGIHIIAGNDATFIDFGALITAVINFLIVASVVYFLFVLPMNKYKEMRAKTLGLDPKAEETPENVVLLKEIRDLMLAEQKKQQ, from the coding sequence GTGTCGTCCGCTATCAAACAGAATTTTGAAGATTTCAAGGCTTTCCTCATGCGAGGAAACGTCGTCGAGCTCGCCGTCGCCGTCGTCGTCGGCGCTGCGTTCACCTCCATCGTCAACGCCTTTACCTCCAACATCATTAACCCCCTCATCGCCGCCCTCGGTGGCGCAGAGGTGAAGGGCTTCGGCATCCACATCATCGCCGGCAACGACGCTACGTTTATCGATTTCGGCGCCCTCATCACCGCCGTCATTAACTTCCTTATCGTCGCCTCCGTCGTGTACTTCCTCTTCGTTCTACCCATGAACAAGTACAAGGAAATGCGCGCCAAGACGCTCGGCCTCGACCCCAAGGCGGAGGAAACCCCCGAAAACGTCGTCCTGCTCAAGGAAATCCGCGACCTCATGCTCGCCGAGCAGAAGAAGCAACAATAA
- a CDS encoding cob(I)yrinic acid a,c-diamide adenosyltransferase gives MAVHITKIYTRTGDDGTTGLSNFDRVPKYDSRLEAYADCEEANAMIGQVLALGEPSEKTAGILRRVQNELFDCGADLATPVEENPKYPPLRVEASYIERMEQEIDELNENVPNLDSFILPGGSPTVALIHSARIITRRAERCAWRAIDENPDTTNVLTAKYLNRLSDLLFVIGRVEADGGDVKWVPGASR, from the coding sequence ATGGCTGTACACATTACGAAGATTTACACCCGCACAGGCGACGACGGCACGACGGGGCTGTCCAACTTCGACCGCGTCCCCAAGTACGATTCCCGCCTGGAAGCCTACGCAGACTGCGAAGAGGCCAACGCCATGATCGGCCAGGTCCTCGCCCTCGGCGAGCCGAGCGAAAAGACCGCCGGTATCCTGCGTCGCGTCCAAAACGAGCTTTTCGACTGCGGCGCCGATCTAGCCACGCCCGTGGAGGAAAACCCCAAGTACCCGCCCCTGCGAGTGGAGGCTTCCTACATCGAGCGGATGGAACAGGAAATCGACGAGCTCAACGAGAACGTCCCCAACCTGGACTCCTTCATCTTGCCCGGTGGCTCCCCCACCGTTGCGCTTATTCACTCCGCACGTATCATCACCCGCCGCGCCGAGCGCTGCGCCTGGCGGGCCATCGATGAGAACCCGGACACCACCAACGTGCTCACCGCCAAGTACCTGAACCGCCTGTCCGATCTCCTCTTCGTTATCGGCCGCGTGGAGGCTGACGGCGGTGACGTGAAGTGGGTGCCCGGCGCTAGCCGCTAA
- the ramA gene encoding acetate metabolism transcriptional regulator RamA: protein MKDDDDAIRASLTNLKTATGIPVTMYSMVATDGSLQITSWVGLRTPALQNLTIAPGCGVGGRVVNTRRPVGVTDYTRAGNITHEHDRAIQDEGLHSIVAVPVIVQRDIVGVLYVGVHSPVRLGDKVIEEVTMTARALEQDLAINHAFRRSDTTRPSSLKHGRSLNGAEWEQVRSTHSKLRMLANRITDEEVRNELEVLCDQMIAPVRIKPTTKLSARELDVLSCVALGHTNVEAAKEMGIGAETVKSYLRSVMRKLGAHTRYEAVNAARRIGALP from the coding sequence ATGAAGGATGATGATGACGCCATCCGCGCGTCGCTGACCAATTTGAAAACGGCAACCGGCATCCCTGTGACCATGTATTCCATGGTCGCAACAGACGGGTCGCTACAAATTACGTCCTGGGTGGGCCTGCGTACACCGGCTCTCCAAAACCTCACCATCGCTCCTGGCTGCGGTGTCGGCGGCCGCGTTGTGAACACCCGCCGCCCCGTCGGTGTGACCGACTACACGCGCGCCGGCAACATCACCCACGAGCATGACCGTGCCATACAGGACGAGGGGCTGCACTCCATCGTCGCCGTTCCCGTCATTGTTCAGCGGGACATCGTCGGTGTCCTCTACGTTGGTGTTCACTCCCCGGTCCGCCTTGGGGACAAGGTCATTGAGGAGGTCACGATGACCGCTCGGGCGCTCGAGCAAGACCTCGCCATCAATCATGCTTTTCGACGCTCGGACACCACCCGTCCTTCCTCTCTCAAGCACGGGCGTTCCCTCAACGGTGCCGAGTGGGAGCAGGTGCGCTCCACGCACTCAAAGCTGCGGATGCTTGCAAACCGCATCACCGACGAGGAAGTCCGCAATGAGCTGGAGGTTCTCTGCGATCAGATGATCGCCCCCGTGCGGATCAAGCCGACGACGAAGCTGTCCGCCCGCGAACTCGATGTCCTGAGCTGTGTCGCTCTCGGCCACACCAACGTGGAGGCCGCCAAGGAAATGGGCATCGGCGCGGAGACAGTGAAGAGCTACCTGCGCAGCGTCATGCGTAAGCTCGGCGCCCACACCCGCTACGAGGCGGTCAACGCCGCCCGCCGCATCGGCGCACTGCCGTAA
- the cysK gene encoding cysteine synthase A, giving the protein MAIYENITDTIGNTPLVRLHKLTEGLEADVLVKVESFNPANSVKDRIGKAIIDAAEKSGELKPGGTIVEATSGNTGIALAMVGAARGYKVILTMPETMSLERRVMLRAYGAEIVLTPGAAGMQGAVDKANEILASTDNAILANQFSNPANPAIHRETTAKEILADTDNKVDIFIAGFGTAGTVSGVGEVLKENNADTQIIAVEPADSPLLSEGRAGSHKIQGIGANFIPEVMDRKVIDEFRTVTNDDAINTARKLATDEGILGGISSGGNVFVALEEAKKPENKGKTIVTVITDYGERYVSTVLFEDIRTEWS; this is encoded by the coding sequence ATGGCTATCTACGAAAACATCACCGACACCATTGGCAACACCCCCCTTGTTCGCCTTCACAAGCTCACCGAAGGCCTCGAGGCCGACGTGCTCGTCAAGGTCGAGTCTTTTAACCCCGCCAACTCCGTCAAGGACCGCATCGGTAAGGCCATTATTGACGCAGCCGAGAAGTCCGGCGAACTGAAGCCCGGCGGCACCATCGTCGAGGCCACCTCCGGCAACACCGGCATCGCCCTCGCCATGGTCGGCGCAGCCCGCGGCTACAAGGTCATCCTCACCATGCCCGAGACCATGTCCCTCGAGCGTCGCGTCATGCTCCGCGCCTACGGTGCCGAGATTGTCCTCACCCCGGGCGCAGCAGGCATGCAGGGTGCCGTCGACAAGGCCAACGAGATCCTCGCCTCCACCGACAACGCCATCCTCGCCAACCAGTTCTCCAACCCCGCCAACCCCGCCATTCACCGCGAAACCACCGCCAAGGAAATCCTCGCCGATACCGACAACAAGGTCGATATCTTCATCGCCGGCTTCGGCACCGCAGGCACCGTCTCCGGTGTTGGCGAAGTACTCAAGGAAAACAACGCCGACACCCAAATCATCGCCGTCGAACCCGCCGACTCCCCGCTCCTCTCCGAAGGCCGCGCAGGCTCCCACAAGATCCAGGGCATCGGCGCAAACTTCATCCCCGAAGTAATGGACCGCAAGGTCATCGACGAATTCCGCACCGTCACCAACGACGACGCCATTAACACCGCCCGCAAACTCGCCACCGATGAGGGCATCCTCGGCGGCATCTCCTCCGGCGGCAACGTCTTCGTCGCCCTCGAGGAGGCCAAGAAGCCCGAGAACAAGGGCAAGACTATCGTCACCGTCATCACCGACTACGGCGAGCGCTATGTGTCGACGGTCCTGTTTGAGGATATCCGCACCGAGTGGTCCTAA